The following proteins are encoded in a genomic region of Diabrotica virgifera virgifera chromosome 1, PGI_DIABVI_V3a:
- the LOC126881872 gene encoding uncharacterized protein LOC126881872: MQKVLKRVTREKKPEDELDTGDSDRYVHQSTERDQHNENTLSRNYFKKATSPFHESNEENSEEPPTKKTKESSTKSIQRFRAKWSDNEKQVLLQYFEKHIEKKNYPSET; encoded by the exons ATGCAGAAGGTGCTAAAGCGGGTTACAAGGGAAAAAAAACCTGAAGACGAATTAGATACTGGAGATTCTGACAGATATGTGCATCAGTCAACGGAACGTGATCAACATAATGAAAACACATTAtcaagaaattattttaaaaaggcgACTAGTCCGTTTCACGAATCTAACGAAGAAAATAGTGAAGAACCACCAACAAAAAAAACTAAAG AATCATCCACGAAATCCATCCAGAGATTCAGAGCCAAATGGTCAGATAATGAAAAACAAGTTTTACTTCAGTACTTTgaaaaacatattgaaaaaaaaaattacccCTCGGAAACATGA